The nucleotide sequence CCCTACTGGGTCGGGCCGCTCCCGCGGCTCAACAACAACCTCGACCGCCTCCCGCCCGAGACCGCGCGCCTGATGCGTCAGACGGGCATCGCCTTTCCGAGCGCGAACCCCTACCACAGCATCGTCGCACGCGCCCTCGAGGTGCACCTCTCGCTGATCGAGGCTTTGCGCGTGGCCGAGGGTTACACGCGGCGCATCAAGCCTCACGTGGAGGTCGAGCCGCGCTCGGGCACGGGAACGGCCGCCACCGAGGCGCCCCGCGGCATCCTCTGGCACCGCTATGCGTTCGACACCGAGGGCGTAGTGCGAGCGGCGACGATCGTCCCCCCGACGAGCCAGAACCAGGCGCAGATGGAGGCCGACCTGCGCGCGAGCGTGCTCGAGTCCCTCGCGCTCGACGACGATCGTCTGCGCCACCGGCTGGAGGCCGACATCCGCAACTACGACCCGTGCATCTCGTGCTCGACGCACTTTTTGAAGCTGAACATAGAGCGGACGGACCGGGACTGAGCGGATCGGTCCTCAGCGCGCGGTCGTCAGCGCCGCCAGACCCGCCTCGAGGGTGGGATAGCGCAGGCTCACGCCCAGCTCGGCGCGCATCCTGCGATTGTCGATACGGCGGGACTCCGCGAGATAGCCGCGCATTCCCTCGCTCACGCGCTCGCGTACGCTCGCCAGCGGCAGCACGGGCGGGCGGGGCAACCCGAGGGCGTCGGCCACCTTGAAGAAGTAATCCGTCATCGTCGTCGGGTGACCGTCCGAGACGTTGTAGACGCCGCCGTCGCCGCCGCGGCGCATGGCGGCGATGCACACCTGAGCGAGATCGTCGGCGTGGATGCGATTCGTGTAGGGCGCCTCCTCCTCGCGCACGAGCGGCTCGCCTGCGCGAATGCGATCGACCGGCAGACGTCCCGGCGCGTAGATTCCGGGCACGCGGAGGATCACCGTCCCGACTTCGAAGCGCGCGCCGAAAGCCCGCAATGCCTCCTCCGCGTCGAGACGCCGGCGGGCGCGATCCGCGCCCGGTTTCGGCGGGCGTTCCTCCGTGACCCAGGCACCGGCGCAGTCGCCGTACACGCCGGTCGTGCTGATGTAGACGATCCGCCGCGGCCGCCGTTCCGGCAAAAGGGCTTCGAGCAGACCTCGCATCCGCGGATCGTGCACGCCTTTCGCCGGCGGAGGCGCGAAGTAATAAAGGAGCGTGTCGTGCGTGGGCAGTTCGCGCAACGATTCGGGCTGGTCCAGATCCCCCGCGACCGGTGCGATTCCCTCGGTGCGAAGCCGGGCGGCGCTCTCCTCGCTGCGCGCCAGCGCGCTCACCCTCGCGCGCTGCGCGCGCTCGAGCCGGGCGACGCGCGTGCCGATGTCGCCGCAGCCTACCATGAAGACCGGGCTCATCGCGGTTCGCCCTGCCCGAAGCGCTCGGCGGTCTCGAGGAACGTGATCTCTTCGGGGGTGCTCGCCCTCCCGAGAATCGCGTTGCGATGCGGGAATCGCCCGAAGCGCTCGATGATGTCGCGGTGCTTGACGGCGTAGTCGAGAAATCCCTGCAGCTGCGCGGCCGCCGCCGGGAATTCGCGCACGAGATGCTCGTAGACTCGCACCGACCGTCGTTGCAAGCCGCGATCCTCCGCGTGCTCGAGCGGCAGATAAAAGAACGCGCGCTCGATCGGCGCGAGCTGGCCGTCCTGTCCCTCTTCGAGGCCGGCGAGCGCGTGCCGCAGGGCATGCGTGTCGCAGGCGAAGGCGCGCGGCGTGCCCCGGAACAGGTTGCGCGGGAACTGGTCGAGCAGGAGGATGAGCGCGAGGCGGCCGCGCGCCGTCTCGCCCCAGGCGTCCAGGCTCCCGCTGACCGCCAGCTCGACGTCATCGGCGAAGCGCGCGCGGATGGCGTCGTCCATCTCGCTCGCGCCTCCGAACCAGAGCCGCGAACGGTCCCCGCGCGGGAAACCGTCCGGTCCGAGCGGACCGAACCAGAAATTCAGAAGATCGTCCTGCCGCGCCACTGCCTGCTCCGTCATCGCCGCCCGCCTTGCCGCCCGAGACGCGTGTTATAACACGGCCCACGGACAGCGACGCAGGAGGTCGTCATGGAAGAAGACATCAGACGTCGAGTGGATGCGCAGCGGTCGAGCCTCGTGCGCCGTCTCGAATCCCGGCTCGACGTTCCGCTCGCGGTCCTGGGCCTCGCCTGGCTTGCCCTGCTGGTTTTCGAGCTGACGCTCGGGCTCAGCCCTTTTCTCGCGCGCCTGGGCCTCGCGATCTGGGTCGTGTTCGTCATCGACTTCGGCTTCAAGTTCGCGCTCGCGCCCGACCGGGTGCGTTACCTGCGCCGCCACTGGCTCACCGCGCTGTCGCTCGCCATTCCGGCGCTGCGCTCGGTCCGCGCGCTGCGCGCCCTTCGGGTGCTGCGGGCCGCGCGCACCGTGCGGGGATTGCGCTTGCTGCGGCTGGTCACCTCCTGGAACCGCGGCATGCGCGCGCTCGGCCGCACCATGCGCCGGCGGGGGTTCGGCTACGTGATGCTCCTCACTCTACTCGTCCTCGTCAGCGGCGCGGCCGGTATGTATGCGTTCGAGAGGGGCGTGTCGCCGGAGCGCGGGATCGACGATTACGGCTCGGCCCTCTGGTGGACCGCGATGATCCTCGCCACCATGGGATCCGAGTACTGGCCGCGGACGCCCGAGGGGCGGCTGCTGTGCCTGCTGCTGGCCGTGTACGGCTTCACGGTGTTCGGGTACGTCACAGCGGCGCTGGCCAGCTTCTTCATCAGCCGCGACACCGAGCAACAGGCGGTCCGACGGCGCGACACGGCGCGCGAAATCGCCGCGCTGCGTCGACAGGAGCAGCCGGACCACCGTGCATGACGCTACCGGCCGGAAGGACGGGAACGACGCGAGCGCGTGCGCGCGCGCTGAAGCGCGACCCGGTATACCGTGCCCGGAATGACGCGCGCCGCGTCCTCCTGGCGGAAACGGTCGTTGTAGTAACGACCGAACTCCGGATCGAGGCGTTCGCGGTAGTCCTCGTGGTTGCGCTGATACTTCCAGGAACACGCCAGGCGCACGGACGCCGGATGCTCGCCGCGGCCGACGCCGCAGACCCAGTGATCGAGGAACGGCCGGGACCCGCCCGTGCGGTTGATGCACAGAAACGCCACCGAGCGACGGTCGATCAGGCCGGCGATCTCGTCCGGCGTCGTGCAATCGGTGTGCTCGACCCGGAAGCGCGAGGGCCCGCCGAGTGCCGCCAGCATGCGCTCCATCGCGAAGCGCAGGACCTGCGGGTCGCCCCGGTAGCGGTCCGTGCCGACGGTGCCGGAAAGAAAATCCGTGAGGTAAGGCATCCCTCGGATCGCACGATGCCACAGCGTCATGGTGACCGTGGTACCGGTGAGCGCGGTGTACGCGTTGGCGAGCGCATAGAGAAAGCAGGCGCCGTCGAAGGCGCCCTGCGAGTAGATGCGCCGGCGCGCCATTACAGCAGGTCCTCCGGCTCCATCGGCCGCCACGCCGCGCGCGCAAGCCGCCAGTCTCCCCGCTCGGCGGCGAAGTCCAGGTCGAAGCGGTAGAGGTCGCCGCGCAGGCCCGCGAGGTCGGCCGAGTCGGCGATGCGTTCGCCCGCCATCGCGACCAGCAACACGACCTGCGCCCGGTCGGCGGCGGGAAAGCGCAGGTCCTGCACGCGCGTGACGAGATAGATCTCGCCATGGCGCAGCAGCCAGACGCGCAAGACCGCCTCGACGCGCCGGCGGTCGTTGCCTTCAGCGTCGCTGTAGCGTTCGGAGAGGAGCGGCCTCAGGGCGCCGAAGTCCTTCGCCTCGACCGCGGCCTCCGCGCCGCGCAGCAGCTCGCGCAGCTCGCGTTCGGGATCGGTCGTGCCGCGGCAGCCGGCGACCGGCAGCGAGGAGACGACCAGGAGGACGGCGATCGAGACGGCCCGGAGGGAGCGCATGCCGCCGATTTATATCATCGGGAGGCAGCACCGCCCAGAGACAAAACCCGCGGCGTGAGCGGGAGAACCGGCTCAGGCGGTGGCGTCGAGCGCGGTCAGAAGCTGCTTGTTGTTGCGCGCGCGCAGCAGGTTCCAGTAGCCGAACAGGTTCACTTTCTGCTTGTCGACCACCTCGAGCTCGGTTTCACGCACGAAGGTCTTCAGGCAGAAATCCGGATGGAAACCGACGACGCGCGAGAGCGGCGCGAGCAGGCTCTCGACGCCGCCGATGACGGGATTCAGGCTGTGGAAGTGATTGACGATGTAGATTTCCCCGTCCGCCCGGCAGACGCGGCGCATCTCGTCGACCAGACGGCGCGGATGCGGCACGACCGAAACCACGTACATCGCGACGACCTTGTCGAAGCTGTCGTCGGGAAAGCTCATGTGCTCGGCGTCCATCACGTGCAGCTCGACGTTATCCCCGATTCCGTCGCGACCGAGGCGCTCGCGGGCTCGCTCGAGCATCTCGGGCGAGACGTCGATGCCCGTCACGTGCACGCCGCGCGGGTACAGCGGCAGCGAAAGGCCGGTGCCCACCCCGACCTCGAGCACGCGCTGGCCGGGCCGGCAGTTCATGTGCCGGAGCACCGCCTTGCGGCCGGGTTGGAAAAGCGCGCCGAAGTAAAGGTCGTAGAGCCGGGCGTAGCGCCGGTAGGCTTTTTTTATTGCTTCGATCTCCATCCATGCGCTCCCGTGACTTGCGAAAAACCGGAACCGGACCGCCGCTGTCCCTGCGCGGGCACTCGTCGCGGTGAAAAATAACCTATCGACGGCCACTTGCAAAGCTTGGCGGGTTCGCCGACTTGTGGTCCGCCGATGCCCGCCGCCACCCCAGGGCTACTTGCCGCCTCGCGACCGGGTCGCGCGCGACCGGGCGGACGTCTTCAGCCGCTCCCCGCCTCGCGCAGCACCTTGATCTGGAACAGCGTGTTGCGTTCCTCCTCCTCCAGGGCCGACTGAATGTAGCGGATGGTGGCGCGGTAACGGGGGATGACGTTGTACTTCAGGGCGTTCACACGCTTCTGCGTCTTGCGCTGCTCGGCGAGAAGGCGCCAGAGCGCCGTCTCCGCTTCCCCGAAACGCGCGAGCAACGCCGCCAGCTGCGCCAGCCGGCGGCGCGCCTCGTCGAAACTCGCGTCGGTCCACATCAGCCCGACCGGCTGCAGCGGAAGTGTCCGGACCTCCACGGCCGGGTACTCGACGCCGATGGACGAGCGCGGAAGGATGGTGAGCGCGAGCGCCGGCTTGAGGCCGAGCGCCGCCTGCCGCAGCATCTGGCTGCCCATGCGCATGTGCGCCATGCCCAGCCACTCGTACGACTCCGCGAGCGACGAGCGTACCTCCGCGCGCAGCCGGCGATACTGGTCGAGACGCTCGTAGACGAGGCGCGTCAGCAGCTCGCGCTTGCGCTCGAGCATCGCGTGGCCCTGCTCCAGGAACGCAACCTGCCGCTTGAGGGCGAGCAGCGCGCTCTTGGTCGGCGGAATCTTGAGCCGGCCCCTCATGCCTCCGCCGGCGCCCGCTCGCCCTGGTGGTACTTCGCCAGATCGGCCTCGCGCATGCGCGTGAGCGCCTCGGCGGGGAGGAACGAAAGGAGCTGCCAGGCGATCGCCAGCGTCTCGATGATCGAGCGGTCCTCCTCCTCGCCCTGCGCGACGAAGCGCTTCTCGAACGCGTCGGCGAAGGCAAGGTACTGGCGGTCGAGCTCGCCCAGCTCTTCGGCGCCGATGATCGACGCCAGGTTGCGCACCTCCAGCGCCCGCGCGTAGGCCGCGTACAGCTGGCTCGCGACGCGCGGGTGGTCCTCCCGCGTGTCGTCCTTGCCGATGCCGTCCTTCATGAGCCGCGAGAGCGACGGCGGCACGTAGACCGGCGGGTACACGCCCTGGTTGTGCAGGTCGCGCGACAGGACGATCTGTCCCTCGGTGATGTAGCCGGTCAGGTCCGGGATCGGGTGCGTGATGTCGTCGCTCGGCATGGACAGCACCGGCACCATGGTGATGGAGCCGTGCCGGTTCTTGATGCGCCCGGCGCGTTCGTAGATTTCGGCGAGGTCCGAGTAGAGGTAGCCGGGGTAGCCCTTGCGCGAGGGCACGTCGCCCTTCGCCGTCGCCACCTCGCGCAGCGCCTCGGCGTAGTTCGTCATGTCGGTGAGCACGACCAGCACGTGCAGGTCGAGATCGTAGGCGAGGTACTCCGCCGCCGTGAGCGCCGTACGCGGGAGGATCAGCCGCTCGATCGGGGGGTCGTCGGCCAGATTGATGAACATCACGACGTTGCCGAGCACCCCGCTCGACTCGAAGTCCTCTTCGAAGAAGCGCGCGTCGGCGTACGAGACGCCCATGGCCGCGAACACCACCGCGAACCTCGATTCCTCGCCGATCAGCTTCGCCTGGCGCACGATCTGGGCGGCGAGCCGGTTGTGCGGCAGCCCCGAGCCCGAGAAGATCGGCAGCTTCTGGCCGCGCACCAGGGAATTGAGTCCGTCGATCGTGGAGATGCCCGTCTGGATGAACTCGCGCGGGTAGGCGCGCGCGGCGGGGTTCATCGGCGCGCCGTTGACGTTGCGCTTGACGCCCGACACGAGCGGCGGACGGCTGTCCCGCGGCGCCCCCACGCCGTTGAAGATCCGGCCGAGAATGTCCCGCGAGAGCGGGATCTCGAACGGCTCCTCGAGGAACCGCACCCAGGTGCGCTCGAGGTCGAGGTCGTCGGTCCCCTCGAACACCTGGATCAGCACGACCGCGTCCGACGTCCGGATCACCTGCCCGTTGCGCTTGCGCCCGCGATAGTCTCGCACGACCACCCGATCGCCGAGCGCGACGCCCTGCACGCCCTTCATGTACAGCAGGCCGCCGCGCGCGGCCGATGCCATCCGGTACTCTTTCTCCTTCATGGCGCGCCTAGGTCCCGCCTCCCGGTTTGCCGTACTCCGTCCGCAGCCGCTCGAAGGTCTCGCGGATCTCGCCGCGAAAGCCCGACAGCTCGTCGACCTGGTTGCTCGCGTACAGCGTCTTGAGCCGCCGCGCGCGCGCGAGAACGGGAAGCGCGAGCAGTTCCTGCACCGGCACGCCGATGCCGAGGAGCTCGCCGCCGCGCCCGTGCAGCTCGAGCACGAGATCGAGCAGCATGAACTGCTTCTGCGGCGAGCAGAACGAGTCCACCTCCTCGAACGCGCTCTGCTGCAGCACGCCTTCGCGTATCAGCGCGGCGCCCTCGAGCGCCCAGCGCTGCGCGCTCGAGAGCGCCTCGGGGCCGACGAGGTTGACGATCCGCGCCAGCTCGTCCGCCTGCGCGAGCAGCGCCAGGGCCTCGGCGCGCCGAGCCGCCCAGCGGGGGTCCACGTTCTCGGCCCACCACGTCGCCGCCTGACCCGCGTAACCCGAAAAGCTGTCCGTCCAGTCGACCGCCGGATAATGGCGCGCATCCGCGAGCTCCTTGGAGAGCGCCCAGAAGGTCTGCACGATCTCCTTGGTATGGCTCGTCACGGGTTCGGAGAAATCGCCGCCGGGGGGCGAAACGGCCCCGATCAGGGTCGCGGAGCCGTGCAGGCCCGCAAGGGTTTCGACGCGCCCGGCGCGCTCGTAGAAGGCCGCGAGCCGCGAGGCGAGGTACGCCGGGTAGCCCTCCTCCACCGGCATCTGGCCGAGGCGTCCCGCCACCTCCCGCAGCGCCTCGGCCCAGCGGCTCGTGGAATCCGCGACCATGACCACGTCGTAGCCCTGGTCGCGGTAGTACTCCGCGAGCGTGACGCCGACGTAGATCGACGCTTCGCGCGCCACGACCGGCATGTTGGAGGTGTTGGCGACGAGCATCGTGCGCTCCATGAGCAGCCGCCCGGTGTACGGATCGGTCAGCTCGGGAAAGGTCTCGAGGATCTCGACCAGCTCGTTGCCGCGCTCGCCGCATCCGACGTAGATCACGATCTCGGCGTTCGACCAGCGCGCGATCTGCTGCTGCACCACCGTCTTCCCGGCGCCGAACGGCCCGGGGACGGCGGCCTTGCCACCCTTGAGGAGCGGGAAGAAGGTGTCGAGGATGCGCTGCCCCGTGATGAGCGGGCTCGTGGCGTGGTCGCGTCGCCGGTAGGGCCGCGCGGTGCGCACCGGCCAGCGATGGTAGAGCCGGAGTTCGCGGACGGCGCCGGAAGGCTCCCGCAGGCGCGCGATCACGTCTTCGACCGCGTATTCTCCGTTAGGCGCCAGCTCGATCAGCTCGCCGCGACCGTCGGGGGGAACGAGAACCCGGTGCTCGATCGTCTTCGTCTCCGGCACGCGCCCGAGGATCTCCCCGCCATCGAGCCTCGCGCCGGGCGCCATGCCCGGCTCGGGCGTGAAAGACCACCGGCGCGCGCGGTCGAGCGGCGCGAGCGAGAGGCCGCGCGCGATCTGGTCGCCGCTCGCCTCGTAGGTCGCGGCGAGCGGACGCTGCACGCCGTCGTAGATGTTCCCGAGGAGCCCCGGTCCGAGCTCGACCGCGAGCGGATGACCGAGCGGCTCGGCCGACTCCCCCGGGCGCACCGACTCGGTCGACTCGTAGACCTGGACGACCGCCTCCTCGCCGCTGCGCGCGATCACCTCCCCCACGAGGCCCAGCTTGCCGATGCGCACCTGCTCGCCGTTGAGCACGCCGGGCAGGTGCACCGTGGCGATCGGCCCGTTGACTTCGATTATCCTACCCACCGATCATCGCCCTCACGTCCGCGGTCGCCGCGTAGAGCCGTTCCATGACCGTCCGCTGCAACGCCTCCTGCATCCGCTCCAGGCGGCCCTCGAAGGTGTTGTCGATCCGGATCGCGCCGTCCGCGCTGCTCACGCGCGCGCCGCCCGCGCACGCGATCGGCTGCGGCGCGAGGCGCAAGCGCTTCGCCACGCCGGCGTCGCGACACCATGCCTCCCAGCGCCCTGCGAGGCGCGCGGCGTCGCGATCGTTGAGTTCCGCCACCAGCTCGTCGCGCTCGATCGCCTCGGCCGCCTGCGCGACGTAGCGCTCGAGCAGCGTGTCGTAGCGCTTCTCGTCCGCGGGAAGCGCTGCGAGCCGGGAACGCATCTTCTCCAGCGCCTCCAGGACGAGGCTCCAGCGCAGCCGATCGAGCTCCTCGGCGAGCTTGATCTCGGCCGCCTGCACGCGCTGGCGGTACAGCCGTTCGGCCGCGGCCTTGGCCGCGAGGATCTCGCGCTCCTCGCGCAGCCTCAGGCGCTCGGCGCCGTCGGCCAGGATCTGGTCGCGCGTGCGCCGCGCGTTCGCCAGGTGCTCGTCGGCGAGCGCCCGCGCCCGAGCGAGGAGCGCCGCCTCGAGCTCCTCGATGCCGCCCCGCGGGCTCACGTCCTGGGCTCCAGGGCCTGCGGGCCGAGGATCGCGCGCACCACGTCCTCGACTCCGGGCCGGTAGGCCTCGGGGGCGTGCAACGGCGGGATCTCGGCGACGACGATCCGCCCGCCCTCCTCGCGGACGCGCCTGAGCCAGGGTCCCGGATCGCGCGCGAGGTGATGCTCGAGAAAGACGAGCGCCTTCTCCTGGCGCTTGAGCAGGTCGCCCAGCACCCGTTCGACCGTGTCGCCCGTGGCCTCCGGGTAGGTCTCGGCCCCGATCAGGCTGAAACCCTCCATCAGCGCGCTCGATCCGAGCGCCAGCAGGCGGGTCGCGGGCGGCGGCGCGGCGTCGGCCATCGCCCCGCCTAGATGCGGCCGAGCATCAGGATCGTGACCACGAGGCCGTAGATCGCGATGCCCTCGGCGAGCCCGAGATAGATCAGCGTGCGCCCGAAGATCTCCGGCTTCTCGGCGATGACGGCGAGCGCCGCGGCGCCCACCGGACCGACGGCGATGCCCGCGCCGATCGTCGCGAGCGCCGTCGGTATGCCGATGCCGATCAGTGCGAGCCCGAGTCCCACGGACACGTCGGCCGACGCGCCCGCGGCCGGCGCCTGCGCCATCGACTGGTCCACGGCGAAGAAAAGCAGCAGCGCTTCCGCGACCACGAAGAGCAGCAGGTTCGCCGCCAGCGTGCCCCTGAGCCATCGCCGGGCGGGTCTCTTCCGCGACAGCGGACGGAACTCCAGGTACACCCCGGCGGCCACGATGCCGACCAGGCTCAACGTGATCAGTCCGACTAGCCAGTACATGGTGACTCCTTATAGGTGCTTCTTGTTCCTGCTCCCCCTCTCCCGCGAGCGGGAGAGGGATGGGGTGAGGGTTCCAACGCTCACCCCACCCTCACCCTCTGCCCAAAGGGGAGAGGGAATCAAACTAACCGCTTCCACCGACTCCCCCTCTCCCGCTTGCGGCAGAGGGCAAGGGGTGAGGGCCTCGCCTTCCGCAGCCCTCACGGTGATCCCTCCCCGAGGTATTCCCCTCACGTCACCCGGACCTTGAGCGTCAGCGGCCGGAACTCCCGCCCGTCGCCGCTGTAGAACCGCGAGAACCCCTCGTAATACTCGAGCCGGAGCACCTGGATCGCGACGATGGCGCCTTCGAGCACCAGGATGAACGCGTTGCCGAGCACCACCGTGATCCAGTGGCCGGTCGTCTCCATCATGTCCGCCAGGGTGAAGACGGCGATCGCGAGCGCCACGTGGTTCAAGCTGAAGGCCGCGACCCGCAGGAACGACAGCGTGTTGGCGAAGTACGCCAGTACCGTCTCAAAGCCCTCGATCAGCACGACCAGCACGCGCTCGGCGACCGGCGCCCGGTAGTGCCGCCACTTGTAAGCGAGAATCGCGGCGAACGGCAATGCGATCGCGACCGCCTCGGCCTCCCCGAACCGACCTGCCGTGGTCGAGCGGTACACCGCGTAAATCACGCCGGCATAGAAGAGCATTCCCGCCACGCCCTTTCCGTCGAACAGCGCCTCGCCCCACCGGCCGTCGATCAGGCGGTTGTAGACGGTCAGGCCGGTGGCCAGCAGGATGAACCCGATGCCCCACGCGAGGGCGACGCCGAGCATGCGCATCGGATCGGACATCGGGGCGATCCAGACCGGGTGAATCAGCTCCTCGTAGCCGAAGACGCTGCCGTACAGGAAGCCGAACACGACGGCCGCGAGCCCGGCCGCCACGAAGAAGACCGCGAACGATCCGAGCTTCCGGCGAAAGAGGAGCCCGGCCGCGGCGATGACCGCGCCCTGCCCGACATCGCCGAACATCATTCCGAACATGAGCACGAAGCTCGCCGCGAAAAGCAGTGTCGGGTCGAACTCGCCGTAGCGCGGCACGCCGTAGTTCTTCACCAGGGACGCGAACGGCCGCACGAGCCAGGAGTGCCGCATCGCCGAAGGCACCTCGCCCCGCTCCGCGGGCAACGGATCCCGCGCGGTGAGCACGTAGGGGCGCCCGAACGACCTGTCGAGCGCGCGTTTCACGTCGCGGAGATCGCGCTTCGGAATCCAACCGCCGATCAGCGCCAGCCCGCCGCGGGCGCGCAGCGCGTCCTCGAGCTCGGCGTACGGCGCGGCGCGCGAAAGCGTGTCCGCGGCCACCGCCAGCCGGGCTCGGTGTTCGCGCTGCAGGCTCTCGACCCGCCCGCACTGCGCGGCGTTCCCGGCCTCCGCCCGCGCGAGCCGCTCGCGGAGCTCGCGCCGCACCTTGTCGGGGCGGTCGTGCAGCTCCGGCGGGATCGCCACCGCCCGCCAGCCGGCCGCATTCAGCACCCCCGACAACTCGGTTTCCCTGCCGGTCGGGCCGGCCACCACCGCGTGCGTCAGGCCGTCGGCGACGAGGTACGGCGAGATCACGTAACCGGCGAGCGCCGCCGCCTCCCGCAGACGGCCGACATTGACGGCCGGGACGGTGCCGATGTGCACGTCGAGAAAACGCTTGCGCGCGGAAAGCCGGCCCAGATCGATGTCGAGCGCGGTGAAATTGTCCAGCGTCCTCAGCAGCTGCTCGACGTGCCGGCGCTCCTCGTCCAGCCGGCGCAGGGCCTCCTGCGCGCGCGAGCACTCCGCCCAGACGTCGCCGAGCCACGCGTCGAGCCGTTCGAGCTCGTCGATCGTCACCGGGCGCAGCCCGCCGGGCGCGCCCGCGTTCCCGGGGAGCCCGCAATGAGCCAGGATCTTGTCGAGCCGCGCGCGGGCGCTCCGGTAGACCTCGCGATAGCGCTCGCCGGGAAATTCCGGGAGCCGCTCGGCGTACGCCCGGGTCGTCTCCGGGTTGAAGACACCGGCCCGCGCGAGCACGAGCGCGGCGAGCGGCGCGTCCTCGTTCAGCACCTGGAGCGCGATGCGCTGCATGGGCAACGGCTTGAACATCTCAGCACCCCGCCCGGAGCGATGAACGATGAGCGTCGCGCGCGCGACGGGCGCGCCCGGGACTCGCCACTTGCCGCTTCTCGCCGGTCACCTAGCCCGGCCCTCCCAGCGCGGCCGCCGTCCTCACGATGCCGGGCGGCATGCGAAGCTGCTTGCCCTTGAGAACGGCCCGCACCCGGCGGAGATCGCGTTCCCGCAGCACGAGGTACGCGAACACACGCGCGAGGTTGAAGCTGCTGTAGCGCAACACCCGTTCGGCATGGGCCCAGGCGTGACGCTCCAGCCTGCGCGTCGTCTCCGGCACGTCCCGGCTCCCGGCCAGCAGCGCCGCCAAAGGCTCGGGCAGGCGCGCGAGCACCTCCTCCATGCTCCCGAGCTGCGCGAGGTCCGCGAGCGTGCGCGCGGATAGCCGGTACGTCGCCGGGATCAGAAGGTAATAGGTCTCGGCCGCCGGCAGGCCGTACGCGAAACGGAATCGCAGCAGCCAGAGGAGGTTCAGGCGGTCGACGATGTCGCCCACGAGCGCCTTGAGCGCATTGCCCTCGCGCCCCTCGGCGGCGCGCGCCTCCCTCGAAAGGCCGGCGAAGTAGCGCCGGTCGACCGCGCTGTCGAGGGCGAACAGGTCGTGGCGCTCCTCGTAGATCCGTCGCGCTTCGCGCGCGATGTCGTGGAACGGCGTGCTCTCCAGCCGGCGCAGCAGTTCCGCGACGTCCTCGGTGCGCAGGAGCTCGTCGATCGGCAGGCGTGCGAAGGGCGCCTCGACCAGCTCCTGCCGGATGGCCTCGGTCGGCTGTCCGGTCATCCTGCCCCGCAGGATCGTCTTCAGGTTCGATAGCTCGAAGCGGTACGCCCAGTAGACCAGGAAATCGCGCGGACGACCGGCGAGGGCGCGCGCGAGCACGGCGAAGTCCGCGACCAGCACGACAATGAGGCGCTGCTCCAGCGACGGCGGCGTCCCGCCCGCCGCCATCGCCTGCATGCCCTTGAGCGCCAGGATCTCCCCCTCCTGCCCGGGAGGAACGGCGATGAGCGCTTCGACGTCGGGGTCCGAGAGCAGTCGC is from Sulfurifustis variabilis and encodes:
- a CDS encoding V-type ATP synthase subunit B; amino-acid sequence: MKEKEYRMASAARGGLLYMKGVQGVALGDRVVVRDYRGRKRNGQVIRTSDAVVLIQVFEGTDDLDLERTWVRFLEEPFEIPLSRDILGRIFNGVGAPRDSRPPLVSGVKRNVNGAPMNPAARAYPREFIQTGISTIDGLNSLVRGQKLPIFSGSGLPHNRLAAQIVRQAKLIGEESRFAVVFAAMGVSYADARFFEEDFESSGVLGNVVMFINLADDPPIERLILPRTALTAAEYLAYDLDLHVLVVLTDMTNYAEALREVATAKGDVPSRKGYPGYLYSDLAEIYERAGRIKNRHGSITMVPVLSMPSDDITHPIPDLTGYITEGQIVLSRDLHNQGVYPPVYVPPSLSRLMKDGIGKDDTREDHPRVASQLYAAYARALEVRNLASIIGAEELGELDRQYLAFADAFEKRFVAQGEEEDRSIIETLAIAWQLLSFLPAEALTRMREADLAKYHQGERAPAEA
- a CDS encoding DUF924 family protein, producing MTEQAVARQDDLLNFWFGPLGPDGFPRGDRSRLWFGGASEMDDAIRARFADDVELAVSGSLDAWGETARGRLALILLLDQFPRNLFRGTPRAFACDTHALRHALAGLEEGQDGQLAPIERAFFYLPLEHAEDRGLQRRSVRVYEHLVREFPAAAAQLQGFLDYAVKHRDIIERFGRFPHRNAILGRASTPEEITFLETAERFGQGEPR
- a CDS encoding potassium channel family protein — encoded protein: MEEDIRRRVDAQRSSLVRRLESRLDVPLAVLGLAWLALLVFELTLGLSPFLARLGLAIWVVFVIDFGFKFALAPDRVRYLRRHWLTALSLAIPALRSVRALRALRVLRAARTVRGLRLLRLVTSWNRGMRALGRTMRRRGFGYVMLLTLLVLVSGAAGMYAFERGVSPERGIDDYGSALWWTAMILATMGSEYWPRTPEGRLLCLLLAVYGFTVFGYVTAALASFFISRDTEQQAVRRRDTAREIAALRRQEQPDHRA
- a CDS encoding class I SAM-dependent methyltransferase; its protein translation is MEIEAIKKAYRRYARLYDLYFGALFQPGRKAVLRHMNCRPGQRVLEVGVGTGLSLPLYPRGVHVTGIDVSPEMLERARERLGRDGIGDNVELHVMDAEHMSFPDDSFDKVVAMYVVSVVPHPRRLVDEMRRVCRADGEIYIVNHFHSLNPVIGGVESLLAPLSRVVGFHPDFCLKTFVRETELEVVDKQKVNLFGYWNLLRARNNKQLLTALDATA
- a CDS encoding SDR family oxidoreductase: MSPVFMVGCGDIGTRVARLERAQRARVSALARSEESAARLRTEGIAPVAGDLDQPESLRELPTHDTLLYYFAPPPAKGVHDPRMRGLLEALLPERRPRRIVYISTTGVYGDCAGAWVTEERPPKPGADRARRRLDAEEALRAFGARFEVGTVILRVPGIYAPGRLPVDRIRAGEPLVREEEAPYTNRIHADDLAQVCIAAMRRGGDGGVYNVSDGHPTTMTDYFFKVADALGLPRPPVLPLASVRERVSEGMRGYLAESRRIDNRRMRAELGVSLRYPTLEAGLAALTTAR
- a CDS encoding V-type ATP synthase subunit A, which gives rise to MGRIIEVNGPIATVHLPGVLNGEQVRIGKLGLVGEVIARSGEEAVVQVYESTESVRPGESAEPLGHPLAVELGPGLLGNIYDGVQRPLAATYEASGDQIARGLSLAPLDRARRWSFTPEPGMAPGARLDGGEILGRVPETKTIEHRVLVPPDGRGELIELAPNGEYAVEDVIARLREPSGAVRELRLYHRWPVRTARPYRRRDHATSPLITGQRILDTFFPLLKGGKAAVPGPFGAGKTVVQQQIARWSNAEIVIYVGCGERGNELVEILETFPELTDPYTGRLLMERTMLVANTSNMPVVAREASIYVGVTLAEYYRDQGYDVVMVADSTSRWAEALREVAGRLGQMPVEEGYPAYLASRLAAFYERAGRVETLAGLHGSATLIGAVSPPGGDFSEPVTSHTKEIVQTFWALSKELADARHYPAVDWTDSFSGYAGQAATWWAENVDPRWAARRAEALALLAQADELARIVNLVGPEALSSAQRWALEGAALIREGVLQQSAFEEVDSFCSPQKQFMLLDLVLELHGRGGELLGIGVPVQELLALPVLARARRLKTLYASNQVDELSGFRGEIRETFERLRTEYGKPGGGT
- a CDS encoding V-type ATP synthase subunit D, whose product is MRGRLKIPPTKSALLALKRQVAFLEQGHAMLERKRELLTRLVYERLDQYRRLRAEVRSSLAESYEWLGMAHMRMGSQMLRQAALGLKPALALTILPRSSIGVEYPAVEVRTLPLQPVGLMWTDASFDEARRRLAQLAALLARFGEAETALWRLLAEQRKTQKRVNALKYNVIPRYRATIRYIQSALEEEERNTLFQIKVLREAGSG